The following are from one region of the Halarcobacter sp. genome:
- a CDS encoding PAS domain S-box protein, which translates to MGDKHYLKAELDEYIKNDVSIFDFIQSASLDGIWYWDLENPKNQWMSDKFWKVLGYDPNKKKNLSSEWQELVNEEDLKLAIDNFNKHLENPNHPYDQILRYKHANGSTAWIRCRGMAIRDKNGKPYRMVGAHNDMTIVMDGLKKLEKYNGLSRLNENLTQKYNEEHQQRLEIEKVNKDIERYINLIDKFIISSTIDLKGNIVNVSDAYCKISGYTKDELIGESYIKNVFPNSETPKIEELQKLTKESDTWEGERKNLRKDGTTYWLKSTITPIIDDTENVIGYSTLNVDITDKNIVKQNNLELKTIKETLDNAVKIAKLGTWEWNLTHDIMKFSKISYEIFGLEEGILIDFESFKNFVVKDDKKRYKRIINKALKKKSSFSFEYRIYRGFEIRKVWVIGNPIIENRKVVRFTGILQDITELKKVEEELEEAQKIAKIGHYNYNIKDDIFTNSYIIDEIFGFDEKIIKHFRVWSNLIHKDDKERVKKYFDGIYKENKKFDTEYRIINKKTNSIRWVHMLGELSFDREGNVISFFGTIQDITSRKELESDLLQAHNVFENTHDGILVTDDEGKILNVNKSFETITGYKLEEVIGLDPSVLKSGVHDDDFYKDLWREVRTNGYWSGEIHNKTKSGNIYQELLTVNAIYDESGHICNYIGLFSDITKQKKQDKLILQQSRTAAIGEMLENIAHQWRQPLSIISTSATGLKFLLEMDKEDKIPKEKVLTVLDDVNNYAQYLSNTIEDFRSFFKGDMTKIKRFNIRETLEKITNLTKDSFMHNFIELVDDSQAKDIFIENNENILTQALINIYNNAKDALAEYVKHKDKRYFFISLEETGNTLYLHFKDNAGGISTNIMNQIFDPYFTTKHESIGTGLGLYMTYQIVTKQLKGTIEVHNVTYEYEGKIYKGAEFIIGIPVTKTN; encoded by the coding sequence ATGGGGGATAAACATTATTTAAAAGCTGAACTTGATGAATATATAAAAAATGATGTATCAATTTTTGACTTCATTCAATCTGCTTCACTTGATGGTATTTGGTATTGGGATTTGGAAAATCCTAAAAACCAATGGATGAGTGATAAGTTTTGGAAAGTTTTAGGATATGACCCAAATAAAAAGAAAAATCTCTCTTCAGAATGGCAAGAGCTAGTAAATGAAGAGGATTTAAAACTAGCAATTGACAATTTTAACAAACACTTAGAAAACCCAAATCACCCCTATGACCAAATTTTAAGATATAAACATGCAAATGGTTCTACTGCTTGGATTAGATGTCGAGGTATGGCTATTAGAGATAAAAATGGCAAACCATATAGAATGGTTGGAGCACATAACGATATGACTATTGTTATGGATGGTTTAAAAAAACTAGAAAAATACAATGGTCTTAGTAGATTAAACGAGAATCTAACTCAGAAATACAATGAAGAACACCAACAAAGATTAGAGATAGAAAAAGTTAATAAAGATATTGAAAGATATATAAATCTAATAGATAAATTTATAATATCTTCAACAATAGATTTAAAAGGGAATATTGTAAATGTATCTGATGCTTATTGTAAAATATCAGGATATACAAAAGATGAACTAATAGGTGAATCTTATATAAAAAATGTTTTTCCAAATTCTGAAACTCCAAAAATAGAAGAGTTGCAAAAACTTACAAAAGAGTCTGACACTTGGGAGGGTGAAAGAAAAAATTTAAGAAAAGATGGAACAACATATTGGTTAAAATCTACAATCACACCTATTATTGATGATACTGAAAATGTAATTGGTTATTCAACTTTAAATGTTGATATTACCGATAAAAATATAGTTAAACAAAACAATTTAGAACTAAAAACTATCAAAGAAACTTTGGACAATGCTGTAAAAATAGCTAAACTTGGTACTTGGGAGTGGAATTTAACACATGATATTATGAAGTTTTCAAAAATATCATATGAGATATTTGGTTTAGAAGAGGGCATTTTAATTGATTTTGAAAGTTTTAAAAACTTTGTTGTCAAAGATGATAAAAAAAGATACAAACGAATAATAAATAAAGCTTTAAAAAAGAAAAGCTCTTTCTCTTTTGAATATAGAATCTATAGAGGTTTCGAGATAAGAAAAGTTTGGGTTATAGGAAATCCAATAATTGAAAATAGAAAAGTTGTTAGATTTACCGGAATTTTACAAGATATTACCGAATTAAAAAAAGTGGAAGAAGAGTTAGAAGAAGCTCAAAAAATTGCAAAAATAGGGCATTATAACTATAATATCAAGGATGATATATTTACAAATTCATATATTATTGATGAGATATTTGGTTTTGATGAAAAAATAATAAAACATTTTAGAGTCTGGTCAAATTTAATCCATAAAGATGATAAAGAAAGAGTAAAAAAATATTTTGATGGCATCTATAAAGAGAACAAAAAATTTGATACTGAATATAGAATTATAAATAAAAAAACTAACTCTATTAGATGGGTTCATATGTTAGGTGAACTCTCTTTTGATAGAGAAGGAAATGTGATTTCATTTTTTGGAACAATACAAGATATTACAAGTAGAAAAGAGTTAGAAAGTGATCTTTTACAAGCCCATAATGTATTTGAAAATACCCATGATGGGATTTTAGTTACAGATGATGAAGGGAAAATATTAAATGTAAATAAATCTTTTGAAACGATTACTGGATATAAACTTGAAGAGGTTATTGGGCTTGATCCATCTGTATTAAAATCGGGAGTTCATGATGACGATTTTTATAAAGATTTATGGAGAGAAGTTCGAACAAATGGTTATTGGAGTGGAGAGATTCATAACAAAACCAAAAGCGGTAATATTTATCAAGAGTTATTAACTGTTAATGCAATATATGATGAGAGTGGACATATTTGCAATTATATTGGGCTTTTTAGTGATATAACAAAACAGAAAAAACAAGATAAATTGATTCTTCAACAATCAAGAACAGCTGCAATTGGAGAGATGTTAGAAAATATAGCTCACCAATGGAGACAACCTTTATCTATAATTTCTACTTCTGCAACAGGTCTAAAGTTTTTATTAGAGATGGATAAAGAAGATAAAATTCCTAAAGAAAAAGTATTAACTGTTTTAGATGATGTAAATAATTATGCACAATATTTATCTAATACCATTGAAGATTTTAGAAGTTTCTTTAAAGGGGATATGACAAAAATAAAAAGATTTAATATAAGAGAAACTCTTGAAAAAATTACAAATCTTACTAAAGATTCATTTATGCATAATTTTATTGAATTAGTAGATGATTCCCAAGCTAAAGATATATTTATTGAAAACAATGAAAATATTTTAACCCAAGCATTGATAAATATTTATAATAATGCAAAAGATGCTTTAGCAGAATATGTAAAACACAAAGACAAAAGATACTTTTTTATCTCACTAGAAGAAACAGGAAATACTTTATATCTTCATTTTAAAGATAATGCCGGAGGTATTAGTACAAATATTATGAATCAGATTTTTGATCCATATTTTACTACAAAACATGAATCTATTGGCACAGGATTAGGTTTATATATGACTTATCAAATTGTAACAAAACAGTTAAAAGGAACTATTGAAGTTCATAATGTAACTTATGAATATGAAGGAAAAATCTATAAAGGTGCAGAATTTATAATAGGGATTCCTGTTACTAAAACAAATTAG